A section of the Pectinophora gossypiella chromosome 11, ilPecGoss1.1, whole genome shotgun sequence genome encodes:
- the LOC126370938 gene encoding uncharacterized protein LOC126370938: protein MDSVLSPPKAFYFDENALDLSTGALSECWSKWKRSYDIYVKACEINKKPAEIQLNILLHIVGGQCCEILDQFPKCTTPEQVITRLDEYFQRKKNVTVERHRFFKRQQKENETIEQYVFELRKLSLTCEFGALREELIKDRLVCGVTDAAICERLLREDNLNLRKALEICQAAIVSRAYSESIKMDYKSEVNNINSEQNYDEEKDQIFMIRRGAMITRGRRSSWRGGRGRGAAAGRGERAQPAAAAVAGPSHAPPYHTARWPGPRAPSTRARHTAYVTQCGHCGGVHRKHECPAYGKTCMRCSKMNHFARVCGVYQIEESEEQGIGCLPGKHTIHLKDNAVPVVHAPRKMPFAIKDDVKKTLDKLEAQEIIKKVHSGLAHLMQHQAFGMSD, encoded by the exons ATGGATAGTGTGTTATCACCGCCGAAAGCATTTTATTTTGACGAAAATGCGTTGGATTTATCGACAGGTGCATTGAGTGAATGTTGGTCCAAATGGAAACGAAGCTACGATATTTACGTCAAagcgtgtgaaataaataaaaaaccagCGGAAATACAACTGAATATACTATTACATATAGTAGGAGGACAGTGTTGTGAAATATTAGATCAGTTTCCTAAATGTACAACGCCTGAACAAGTGATAACAAGATTGGATGAATATtttcaaagaaagaaaaatgttacGGTAGAACGACATAGATTTTTTAAACGGCAGCAGAAAGAAAACGAAACTATTGAACAATACGTGTTTGAGTTGAGAAAATTATCATTAACGTGTGAATTTGGTGCATTACGGGAAGAATTAATTAAAGACAGGTTGGTCTGTGGAGTTACGGATGCGGCGATTTGTGAAAGATTGCTGAGAGAAGACAATTTAAATTTGAGAAAAGCATTAGAAATTTGTCAAGCAGCAATTGTATCGAGGGCTTATTCAGAGAGTATTAAGATGGACTACAAGTCGGAAgtgaataatataaatagtgAGCAGAATTATGATGAAGAAAAAGACCAAATCTTTATGATTCGCCGGGGCGCGATGATTACAAGAGGACGACGTAGCTCGtggcgcggggggcgcggcAGAGGAGCTGCCGCCGGGCGCGGAGAGCGCGCGCAGCCTGCAGCCGCCGCTGTTGCCGGCCCGTCGCATGCGCCACCATACCACACTGCGCGCTGGCCGGGGCCACGCGCGCCCTCCACGCGCGCTCGCCACACCGCATACGTGACGCAGTGTGGCCATTGTGGAGGTGTACACAGAAAACACGAATGCCCAGCGTATGGAAAAACATGTATGAGATGTAGCAAAATGAATCATTTCGCCAGGGTGTGCGGTGTATATCAAATTGAGGAATCGGAAGAACAG GGGATTGGCTGTTTACCAGGTAAGCATACGATACACTTAAAGGATAATGCTGTTCCAGTTGTACACGCTCCAAGAAAAATGCCATTTGCTATTAAAGATGACGTTAAAAAGACATTGGATAAATTGGAGGCgcaggaaattataaaaaag GTGCACAGTGGTTTAGCACACTTGATGCAGCATCAGGCTTTTGGAATGTCAGATTAG